A window of Chloroflexota bacterium contains these coding sequences:
- a CDS encoding class I SAM-dependent methyltransferase has protein sequence MNTTAVVTTGQDFEYRDQMAATWDLFRGDTSNWEDRFLFLEVIRKYGQPALDVGCGTGRLLLDFLSQGIDIDGVDISPEMLALCHQKAAKLGLKPNTFQQRMESLDLPRKYQTIIVPSSSFQLLTDPGLAAEAMGRFFAYLLPGGTLAMPFMDIWDDGSPTETEWAPRGEKVRPEDGATVRRWSRAWYDLANQLEHTEDRYEVTLNGEVIASELHRRSPATRWYTRDQVIRLYRQAGLTDIQFFKFDAVIAPALKDDKTYLAVGRFLWKEDESADSERRL, from the coding sequence ATGAACACCACCGCTGTTGTTACCACCGGACAAGACTTTGAATATCGCGACCAGATGGCGGCAACCTGGGACTTGTTTCGCGGCGACACTTCCAACTGGGAAGACCGCTTTCTCTTCCTCGAAGTGATTCGCAAGTACGGCCAGCCCGCCCTCGACGTGGGCTGTGGCACAGGCCGCCTCCTGTTGGATTTCCTCTCGCAGGGAATAGACATTGACGGCGTGGACATCTCCCCGGAGATGCTGGCCCTCTGCCACCAGAAGGCGGCGAAGCTTGGCCTCAAGCCAAACACGTTCCAGCAGAGAATGGAGTCCCTGGACTTGCCGCGCAAGTATCAGACGATCATCGTGCCCTCAAGCTCGTTTCAACTGCTCACCGATCCGGGTTTGGCCGCCGAGGCGATGGGCCGCTTCTTCGCCTACCTTCTGCCCGGCGGCACGCTGGCCATGCCTTTCATGGACATCTGGGATGACGGCAGCCCGACGGAAACAGAGTGGGCACCCAGGGGCGAGAAGGTCAGGCCGGAGGATGGCGCAACTGTGCGCCGCTGGTCGCGGGCCTGGTACGACCTGGCCAATCAGCTTGAGCATACTGAAGACCGCTACGAAGTGACTCTCAACGGCGAAGTGATTGCCTCTGAACTCCACCGCCGCTCGCCCGCCACCCGCTGGTACACCCGCGATCAAGTCATCCGGCTTTATCGCCAGGCGGGCCTTACCGACATTCAGTTCTTCAAGTTCGACGCCGTGATCGCGCCCGCGCTCAAGGATGACAAAACATATCTGGCTGTTGGGCGGTTCCTGTGGAAAGAGGACGAATCTGCCGACAGTGAAAGGCGCTTATGA
- a CDS encoding aminoglycoside phosphotransferase family protein: MTAGKMHDDEMDTDAFLVGRLLAAQFPQWADLPIEPVPSAGTDNALYRLSDDMVVRLPRIHRAVGQVEEEHLWLPRLAPFLPLAIPVPLAKGEPGEGYPWHWSVYRWLEGENAALERIAEPRQAAIDLAQFIAALQRLDATGGPPPGPHNSSRGEPLARRDTETRDAIATLRGTLDADTVTAVWDAAIEAPAWHGPPVWLHGDLQSGNLLAVQGRLIAVIDFGCLGVGDPACDVMAAWLYLSAETRDVFRATLQVDDATWARGRGWALSVGLIALPYYQNTNPVLAGIARRAIAEVLADG; this comes from the coding sequence ATGACTGCTGGCAAAATGCATGACGACGAGATGGATACCGACGCATTCCTCGTGGGCCGGTTGCTCGCCGCGCAGTTTCCGCAGTGGGCAGACCTTCCCATCGAACCGGTCCCTTCCGCCGGAACTGACAACGCGCTCTACAGGCTCAGCGATGACATGGTTGTGCGATTGCCACGCATTCATAGGGCCGTTGGACAGGTGGAGGAGGAGCACTTGTGGCTACCGAGGCTTGCCCCGTTCCTGCCGCTCGCCATCCCCGTTCCGCTCGCAAAAGGTGAACCCGGTGAGGGCTACCCCTGGCATTGGTCGGTTTATCGGTGGCTCGAAGGCGAGAATGCGGCCCTCGAGCGCATTGCCGAGCCACGCCAAGCGGCGATTGATTTAGCGCAATTCATAGCTGCCCTGCAACGACTTGATGCAACAGGCGGGCCGCCGCCCGGGCCGCACAACTCCTCTCGCGGCGAACCGCTGGCAAGGCGAGACACGGAGACCCGCGACGCAATTGCCACTCTGCGAGGCACGCTCGATGCCGACACAGTGACCGCTGTGTGGGACGCAGCCATCGAGGCGCCAGCTTGGCACGGCCCGCCCGTCTGGCTCCATGGAGACCTGCAATCTGGGAATCTGCTGGCTGTACAGGGCCGGCTCATCGCTGTCATTGATTTCGGATGTCTGGGCGTGGGTGATCCAGCCTGCGACGTGATGGCCGCGTGGCTCTACCTGTCTGCCGAAACCCGGGACGTGTTCCGTGCAACCCTACAAGTCGATGATGCGACTTGGGCGCGAGGTCGCGGCTGGGCGCTGTCTGTCGGGTTGATTGCCCTCCCTTACTACCAGAACACGAATCCAGTGCTTGCCGGAATAGCCCGACGTGCAATCGCGGAAGTTCTTGCGGACGGATAG
- a CDS encoding GNAT family N-acetyltransferase, with amino-acid sequence MTTVVYKENLDSVDWTEMKATLLQDNFDNGRNPEQLRRSFENSAITCIAYADARIIGTVRALSDGVCNAYIVDVWTLSAYRHQGIASKMMQIVFDKLPGQHVYLFTDDAVEFYKKLGFKDQGIGLGKVVGQWLVNDALESESHPTIAES; translated from the coding sequence ATGACAACAGTCGTCTACAAAGAAAACCTCGACAGCGTGGATTGGACCGAGATGAAAGCGACTCTGCTTCAGGACAATTTCGACAATGGCCGAAACCCGGAGCAACTCAGGCGCTCGTTTGAAAACAGCGCGATCACGTGCATCGCTTACGCCGACGCTCGCATCATCGGCACGGTGCGGGCGCTGTCGGACGGCGTTTGCAACGCTTACATTGTGGACGTGTGGACGCTCTCGGCCTATCGTCATCAGGGCATTGCCAGCAAGATGATGCAAATTGTGTTCGACAAACTGCCGGGACAACACGTCTACCTGTTCACCGACGACGCGGTTGAGTTTTACAAGAAGCTGGGCTTCAAGGATCAGGGCATTGGCCTGGGGAAAGTGGTCGGCCAGTGGTTGGTCAATGATGCGCTAGAATCAGAGTCACACCCCACCATTGCTGAGTCATAA